In Chrysiogenia bacterium, the genomic window TGACGAACACGTTGGCGCTGTACCCGTTGGTGATGAAGCGCTTGGTGCCGTTGAGCACGTAGTAGTCGCCGTCCTTGACCGCGGTGGTCTTGATGCTGGAGATGTCGGAGCCGGCGTTGGGCTCGGTGATGCCCATGGCGGCTACCTGCGGGTGGCCCTCTTCGGTCTCGCCGTCCATGGCGTCGAAGAAGACCTTCTTCTGCTCGGGGGTTCCCATCTGGGAGACCGGCGTGGCGGCAAGGCCCGAACCGGCCAGTGCCAGCGCGATGCCCGCGCAGCCCCAGGCCAGCTCTTCGCCGCCCACGACGCTCATCAGGTTCTGGTTGGCGGCCAGCGGGTTCTTGGGCTTGTCGCCGCCTTCCTTCTTCTCACCGGTGTCGACCGAGCCGAGACCTCCGCCCTTGCCCATGGAGCCGGACATGCTCATGCCCATCTTCGCGGCCTGTTTCATCACCGGCCAGGGCATCTGCTGAAGTTCGTCGTACTTGCGGGAATTGGGGCGCATCTGGAACTTCGCAAATGCGTTGATGGCGCCCTGGACTCCCTTGAGCATCGGATCGAGTTCAAAATCCATTGCTGTTTCTCCTTCTCGAGAGTGCCCGCGATGATCGGGCCTCGTGCATTACTTCTTTTTCTTCGGCTCGATCTCGGCGGCGGCGGCCTGGAGCGACTCGCTCAGCCCGCCCGCAAGCAGGGAGAGCACGCGCACATCGCGCATCCACTTCTCCACCGGATACTCGCGGGTGAAGCCGTAACCACCGTGCACCTGCACGCCGCGCTCGGTCACCGTGTGGGTGACTTCGCAGGTGTGGGCGTGGGCGCTGGCGGCCTGGATCGTGATGGACTTGCCCTTCTCGGCGCGCGAAGCAACCGCCAGCACGTGCTGCCAGGCGGCCTCGAGCGTCATGGCCATCTCGGCCATCATGAAGGCAAGGCCCTGCTTCTGGCCGACGGGCTCGCCGAACTGCACGCGGGTCTTGGAGAATTCCACGGACTCGTTGAGCGCGGCGCGGGCGGCGCCGATCATGGCGGCGCTCACGGTCAGGCGCGCGTGGTCGAGGATCTGCTGCGCGGCAGCGGCCTGTTTCTCGGCGTCGTCTTCGCCAAGGAGCTTGCCCTCGGCACCATTGAAGACCACGTGGCCCATGTCGGCGGCGCGAAGGCCGGTCCACTTGGCTTCCTTCACTTCGACGCCGGCCGCTTCCTTGTCCACCCACAGCACGCGGGGGCCGTCGGAGGCCTTTGCGATCACCACGAAGCCGCCGGAACGGCTGGCGTTGACCACCGGGCCCTTGGTGCCCGTGACCTTCCAGCTCTCACCGCTGCCTTCGCAGGTGGTTTCCATGAGTTCGAAGTTCGCGCCGGCGTCACCTTCGGTGAGCGCGAGCGCGGCCCATGCGGGCGACTCGCCGC contains:
- a CDS encoding acyl-CoA/acyl-ACP dehydrogenase produces the protein MPDLGYSEDEKMVQDLMSKFAREELRTIAEAADTNEAAPEEVLAKGQTDLALAIMSIPESRGGAWEGNPQDVQHVVRTEELSYGCPALALSLPGLGLTGPALISIATEEQAAPLLEPFCGESPAWAALALTEGDAGANFELMETTCEGSGESWKVTGTKGPVVNASRSGGFVVIAKASDGPRVLWVDKEAAGVEVKEAKWTGLRAADMGHVVFNGAEGKLLGEDDAEKQAAAAQQILDHARLTVSAAMIGAARAALNESVEFSKTRVQFGEPVGQKQGLAFMMAEMAMTLEAAWQHVLAVASRAEKGKSITIQAASAHAHTCEVTHTVTERGVQVHGGYGFTREYPVEKWMRDVRVLSLLAGGLSESLQAAAAEIEPKKKK